From the Osmerus eperlanus chromosome 21, fOsmEpe2.1, whole genome shotgun sequence genome, one window contains:
- the appa gene encoding amyloid beta (A4) precursor protein a — MERSLEAKHRDRMSQVMREWEEAEREAKSLPRADKKAVIQRFQERVEALEQEAASERQQLVETHMARVEALLNDRRRLALESYLTALQADPPQPRHVFSLLKKYVRAEQKDRQHTLKHFEHVRMVDPKKAAQIRPQVLTHLRVIEERMNQSLGLLYKVPGVAVDIQDQVELLQREQAEMAQQLSSLQSDVRVSYGNDALMPDSTSSLDSLPKEDGLGLDGLGFIHPESFNQANTQNQVVPVDARPIPDRGLPTRPVSGLKPEEIPELRMEAEERHSTGYEVHHQKLVFFAEDVGSNKGAIIGLMVGGVVIATVIVITLVMLRKKQYTSIHHGVIEVDAAVTPEERHLSKMQQNGYENPTYKFFEQMQN; from the exons ATGGAAAGA AGTCTGGAGGCCAAGCACAGAGACAGGATGTCCCAG GTGatgagggagtgggaggaggctGAGCGGGAGGCCAAGAGTCTACCTCGGGCTGATAAGAAGGCTGTCatccag cgtttCCAGGAGCGCGTGGAGGCTCTAGAGCAGGAGGCGGCCAGTGAGAGGCAGCAGCTGGTGGAGACGCACATGGCTAGGGTGGAGGCCCTGCTGAACGACCGCCGTCGCCTGGCCCTGGAGAGCTACCTGACCGCCCTGCAGGCCGACCCTc CCCAGCCTCGTCACGTGTTCAGCCTGCTGAAGAAGTATGTGCGCGCCGAGCAGAAGGACAGACAGCACACCCTCAAGCACTTTGAGCACGTGCGCATGGTGGACCCCAAGAAGGCGGCCCAGATCCGACCCCAG gtgctgaCCCACCTTCGTGTGATCGAGGAAAGGATGAACCAGTCTCTGGGTCTGCTGTACAAGGTGCCCGGTGTGGCGGTCGACATTCAGGATCAAGTGG agCTGCTGCAGAGAGAGCAGGCCGAGATGGCCCAGCAGCTGTCCTCCCTGCAGAGCGACGTGAGGGTGAGCTACGGCAACGACGCCCTGATGCCCGACAGCACCTCCAGCCTGGACTCGCTGCCCAAGGAGGACGGCCTGGGCCTGGACGGCCTGGGGTTCATCCACCCCGAGAGCTTCAACCAGGCCAACACCCAGAACCAAG tgGTTCCTGTTGACGCTCGCCCCATCCCTGACAGAGGCCTGCCGACTCGACCGG TGTCTGGTCTGAAGCCAGAGGAGATTCCTGAGCTCAGGATGGAGGCTGAGGAGAGGCACAGCACCGGATATGAAGTCCACCACCAGaagctg gtgtttTTCGCGGAGGACGTCGGCTCGAACAAGGGAGCAATCATCGGGCTGATGGTCGGTGGTGTTGTCATAGCGACCGTCATCGTCATCACCCTGGTGATGCTGAGGAAGAAGCAGTACACATCCATCCACCACGGAGTCATCGAG GTGGACGCTGCCGTCACCCCAGAGGAACGGCACCTGTCCAAGATGCAGCAGAACGGCTACGAGAACCCCACCTACAAGTTCTTTGAGCAGATGCAGAACTGA
- the atp5pf gene encoding ATP synthase-coupling factor 6, mitochondrial: MALHRLFQLSALLRSAVSLTLRRNVGLSAVLFNRASDMDPVQKLFLDKIRDYNTKSKATGGIVDAGTTYQKNLSDEKTKLQRLYGAGDLTKFPDFQFQDPKFDEVVK; this comes from the exons ATGGCGCTTCATCGCTTGTTCCAGCTGTCCGCGCTGCTACGCTCTGCCGTGTCATTGACACTTCGCAGGAACGTGGGTCTGTCCGCTGTCCTATTTAACCGGGCATCGGACATGGACCCCGTCCAGAAACTCTTCCTGGACAAGATCCGTGACTACAACACCAAGAGCAA GGCCACTGGTGGGATTGTTGATGCAGGCACCACCTACCAGAAGAACTTGTCTGATGAGAAGACCAAGCTCCAGAGGTTATATGGTGCCGGTGACCTCACCAAATTCCCAGACTTCCAGTTCCAAG